In the genome of Vicia villosa cultivar HV-30 ecotype Madison, WI linkage group LG7, Vvil1.0, whole genome shotgun sequence, one region contains:
- the LOC131617470 gene encoding calcium uniporter protein 6, mitochondrial-like — protein sequence MWSRWRIGLLRQRVCSVTNGNHGYVGKVHPFDPFLFNLKGFKMGYAYGEKRKGVTYFSVVVKNQMKRGVSSSSSVFSPAGKRNSGSPDDNGEKKDESISFGEAKKLMRLVNVESLKMKLGMGGKEVIAYSELVEACESMGVARNHDEASQFAKVLDEAGVILLFRDKVYLHPDKVVDLVRRAVPLALTEESDPIREELQKLLQKKEEIDMLAHKQMRRVLWCGLGFGVVTVSLFFRLTFWEFSWDVMEPITFFTTTTGLVIGYAYFLFTSRDPTYQDFMKRLFISRQRKLYKRYDFDVERCKELQHLCKIPLDAKSILKKRIGVDLDLDDALHKD from the exons ATGTGGAGTAGATGGCGTATTGGGTTATTGAGACAAAGGGTGTGTTCTGTTACGAATGGAAATCATGGTTATGTTGGAAAGGTTCATCCTTTTGATCCTTTTTTGTTCAATTTGAAGGGTTTCAAAATGGGGTATGCTTATGGTGAGAAGAGAAAAGGGGTTACATATTTTTCAGTTGTTGTGAAGAACCAGATGAAGAGAGgtgtttcttcttcatcttctgttTTTTCACCTGCTGGTAAGCGCAATTCTGGTTCACCAGATGATAATGGTGAGAAGAAAGATGAGAGTATATCTTTTGGTGAGGCTAAGAAGCTTATGAGATTGGTGAATGTGGAATCTCTTAAGATGAAACTTGGTATGGGAGGGAAAGAGGTTATTGCTTATAGTGAACTTGTTGAAGCTTGTGAGAGTATGGGGGTTGCTAGGAATCATGATGAGGCTTCTCAATTTGCTAAGGTTCTTGATGAAGCTGGTGTTATTCTTCTTTTTCGCGACAAGGTTTATCTTCATCCTGATAAG GTGGTTGATCTGGTTAGAAGAGCCGTCCCGCTAGCACTGACCGAAGAGAGCGATCCAATTAGGGAGGAGTTACAGAAGCTTCTGCAAAAGAAGGAAGAAATCGACATGTTGGCGCATAAGCAGATGCGCCGCGTCCTATGGTGTGGACTTGGTTTCGGAGTAGTCACCGTGAGTCTATTCTTCAGGCTAACATTTTGGGAGTTTTCATGGGATGTAATGGAGCCAATTACATTCTTCACAACAACTACTGGTTTAGTCATTGGCTATGCCTACTTTTTATTCACATCAAGAGACCCTACATACCAAGATTTCATGAAGAGACTCTTCATTTCAAGGCAAAGGAAGCTTTATAAGAGGTATGACTTTGATGTAGAGAGATGCAAGGAGCTTCAACACTTGTGTAAAATACCTTTAGATGCTAAATCCATTTTGAAAAAGCGAATAGGAGTCGATCTCGATCTCGATGATGCTTTACACAAGGATTAA
- the LOC131620850 gene encoding CBS domain-containing protein CBSX3, mitochondrial, which yields MQGALRSFLSNGNVIKNAVLQRVRMVNPLLQPAAFSRFESVTPARIEEHGFESTTISDILQGKGKGADGSWLWCTTDDTVYEAVKSMTQNNVGALVVVKPGEEKSIAGIITERDYLRKIIVQGRSSKSTKVGDIMTEENKLITVTPDTKVLRAMQLMTDNRIRHIPVISDKDMLGMVSIGDVVRAVVGEHRQELDRLNAYIQGGY from the exons ATGCAAGGAGCATTGCGATCATTTTTGTCGAACGGGAACGTCATAAAAAATGCTGTTTTGCAACGAGTCCGCATGGTGAATCCCCTGTTGCAGCCAGCTGCCTTTTCACGGTTTGAGTCTGTTACACCTGCTCGTATTGAGGAGCATGGTTTTGAGAGCACCACAATTTCAGACATCTTGCAAGGAAAAGGTAAAGGCGCAGATGGTTCCTGGCTTTGGTGCACTACGGACGACACTGTCTATGAAGCTGTGAAATCG ATGACACAAAACAACGTTGGAGCTTTGGTGGTCGTGAAACCAGGGGAGGAGAAATCAATTGCTGGAATTATAACAGAAAGAG ATTACCTGAGGAAGATCATCGTGCAGGGAAGGTCATCCAAGTCTACCAAGGTTGGCGATATTATGACTGAAGAG AACAAACTTATCACAGTTACCCCTGATACCAAAGTTCTTCGAGCAATGCAGCTGATGACAG ATAACAGGATCAGACACATCCCTGTCATAAGCGACAAAGACATGCTCGGTATGGTGTCCATTGGAGATGTCGTTCGTGCTGTCGTGGGCGAGCATCGTCAAGAGCTTGACCGCTTGAATGCTTACATACAAGGGGGTTACTAG